From one Plasmodium yoelii strain 17X genome assembly, chromosome: 12 genomic stretch:
- a CDS encoding heptatricopeptide repeat-containing protein, putative has translation MKSILERNRFRITHKFTRFYNSTENNEHRKNNNSIVKSDNSIINYKMVLGIKKIEISNLSSLCRDFHNIFRINKYALVKYTNDVLPFIKYLRTSEIVMILHHYAHINYNNINFYNNVWNQIINKLYDIDCKELALIIYSMGKIKYLNNKDMILLFESEIKKWINKLSGRDCSLILKGLNNLNYNNNNIYLMIYDRILTIADDLNLLDICIILNTHSKSKNININIFEILLNKSLSFYSFLNEQCIASLLWSVSNASIKSEKYFSLLTLKLRLLMHEKLIKNSEISQEKIPDSNAQNVDIKKDATRDKAPINDPDSGKVLERPNNDKILERQKQNVERPQRNVEQPQQSVERNNQGKITNDNDNFFENYNDVISESQPYDSEDKQDDDNLKSLNYEISMNSSCKYENLIPSIIYSFGKQRTYLKNNINIDKKLYNHIINSYNAQNYINKSPVDTVYIFDISRDFLRDKNVFNNSNINDKNKIKLKKYQNKKYYEHIIFIINNYLTHFINNVHYNDLKNILFGIAKIEMFIDKKLFNNIFELIIFHVKKNMYKSYEIINLSRSLSLLPHVPTNIWIDIFEFYKNKFISNTSVKNNCYLFYIFSFVKKKLNNYNFDICLIEHINKKIVNINEDDVINVIKALINLNYYNNELVNNISNYIEKNYTAFNLIDIVYILKYFTSMDLRNTNIFSLFALTVKKNNTKHNYAIISTISSFYLQMNIFPKTIEDILLQEKKSSEICFKTEEIICDE, from the exons atgaaaagcaTTTTGGAAAGAAATAGATTTAGAATAACCCATAAATTTACAAGGTTTTATAATAGTACTGAGAATAATGAgcatagaaaaaataataactctATTGTTAAAAGCGATAATTCAATAATAAACTACAAAATGGTATTAgggattaaaaaaattgagaTTTCCaatttatcatcattatgcagagattttcataatatttttcgaataaataaatatgcattggtaaaatatacaaatgaTGTATTaccatttataaaatatttaagaaCAAGCGAAATAGTTATGATTTTACACCATTATGcacatataaattataataatataaatttttataataatgtatgGAATCAAatcataaataaattatatgatataGATTGTAAAGAGCTAgctttaattatatatagtatgggtaaaataaaatatttaaataataaagatatgATTTTACTTTTTGaaagtgaaataaaaaaatggataaataaattaagtgGTAGAGATTGctcattaatattaaaaggaTTGaacaatttaaattataataataataatatatatttaatgatatatGATCGAATATTAACTATTGCTGATGATCTTAATTTATTAGACATATGTATAATACTTAATACACATAGTAAATCTAAAAACataaacataaatatttttgaaattttattaaataaatctttatcattttattcttttttaaatgaGCAATGTATTGCTTCATTATTATGGAGTGTTAGTAATGCCAGTATAAAAtcagaaaaatatttttctcttCTTACTCTCAAGCTCAGATTGTTAATGCATGAAAAGTTAATCAAAAATTCTGAGATCAGTCAAGAAAAAATACCCGATAGCAATGCACAGAATGTCGACATAAAAAAAGATGCGACCCGAGATAAGGCCCCAATTAACGACCCCGACAGCGGCAAAGTTTTAGAACGACCAAACAACGACAAAATTTTAGAACGacaaaaacaaaatgtaGAACGACCCCAACGAAATGTAGAACAACCCCAGCAAAGTGTCGAGCGGAATAATCAAGGGAAAATTACTAATGACAATgacaatttttttgaaaattataatgacgTCATTTCAGAATCACAACCATATGACAGTGAAGATAAACAAgatgatgataatttaaaaagttTAAATTACGAAATAAGTATGAACAGTTCAtgtaaatatgaaaatttaataCCTTCGATTATCTATTCATTTGGAAAACAACgaacatatttaaaaaataatataaatatagataaaaaattatataaccACATTATTAACAGTTATAATGctcaaaattatataaataaatcacCAGTTGATACtgtgtatatatttgatatatcTAGAGATTTTTTAAGAGATAAAAATGTGtttaataatagtaatattaatgataaaaataaaataaaattaaaaaaatatcaaaataaaaaatattatgaacatattatttttataataaataactacttaacacattttataaacaatgtacattataatgatttaaaaaatatattatttgggATAGCAAAAATAGAAATgtttatagataaaaaattatttaataatatttttgaattaattatatttcatgttaaaaaaaatatgtataaaagttatgaaataattaatttatcaaGATCTTTATCCTTATTACCACATGTACCCACAAATATATGGATAGACATTTTtgaattttacaaaaataagTTTATTTCAAATACAAGTGTAAAAAACAATTGCtatctattttatatattttcttttgttaaaaaaaaattaaataattataattttgacatatgtttaattgagcatataaataaaaaaattgttaacaTTAATGAGGATGATGtaataaatgtaataaaagCTTTGATCAAtcttaattattataacaacGAATTAGTAAATAACATATCaaattatatagaaaaaaattatacagcttttaatttaatagatattgtatatatattaaaatatttcacATCCATGGATTTAAGgaatacaaatattttttcattatttgcTTTAacagttaaaaaaaataatacaaaacaTAATTATGCTATAATTTCAACAATCTCGTCTTTTTATTTACAG ATGAATATATTCCCTAAAACAATTGAGGATATATTATTAcaggaaaaaaaaagtagtGAAATTTGTTTCAAAACTGAAGAAATTATTTGTgatgaataa